The Helianthus annuus cultivar XRQ/B chromosome 16, HanXRQr2.0-SUNRISE, whole genome shotgun sequence genome includes a window with the following:
- the LOC110919674 gene encoding vegetative cell wall protein gp1-like, giving the protein MRGGPSSAGPSHRRTPSASFSTSDSHDMWGQPFKPARHSVSLSSSPSFHPSFGPLVPDEPQHSHHSQQSHHSHESYQSHHSLQSHSFHHSDSPYSPGQFNPADYVNDFLGYNPLGPEDHFSQEMEMDDDPDPEMQTGTPGHPISISSGSPFQGSPYSGPDSFQEKMGTYDWFFTPSYHSSPAQPPLEDPQLQAVSPPPLPVEEPPQQPLQPPPEPPRQRRNARMSMRGGPRFSSPRGSSSYPLIPEDPQLGGPSNAAPEVNPPQASYAPPQPHMGFDNPILTYPGSSGYNPYGDPSGYPSGYGTHDPYLTAAQYHHLYPSTYPPMPPTEYPI; this is encoded by the coding sequence ATGCGTGGGGGACCGTCATCAGCTGGACCATCACACAGACGTACTCCATCGGCATCTTTTTCCACTTCCGACTCTCACGATATGTGGGGTCAACCTTTTAAGCCAGCAAGACACTCGGTCTCGCTAAGCTCATCGCCTTCTTTCCACCCGTCCTTTGGACCACTTGTTCCTGATGAACCTCAGCATTCACACCACTCGCAACAATCTCACCACTCCCATGAGTCTTATCAGTCGCATCATTCTTTGCAATCCCATTCATTTCACCACTCTGACTCCCCCTATTCCCCGGGACAGTTCAACCCAGCCGACTACGTTAACGATTTTCTCGGCTACAACCCGTTGGGCCCTGAGGACCATTTCTCTCAGGAAATGGAGATGGATGATGACCCCGACCCGGAGATGCAAACAGGAACCCCGGGCCATCCTATCAGTATATCTAGTGGGTCTCCGTTTCAGGGATCCCCATACAGTGGGCCTGACTCCTTCCAGGAGAAGATGGGTACCTATGACTGGTTCTTTACCCCGTCTTATCATAGCTCTCCAGCCCAACCACCATTGGAAGATCCTCAACTCCAGGctgtctcaccaccaccacttccgGTGGAGGAGCCACCACAACAGCCACTGCAGCCACCTCCCGAACCACCGAGGCAAAGGAGGAATGCACGCATGTCCATGCGAGGAGGACCCCGCTTCAGTTCTCCTCGTGGATCGAGTTCCTACCCCCTTATTCCAGAGGACCCCCAGTTGGGTGGACCCTCAAACGCGGCTCCGGAGGTTAATCCTCCGCAAGCTTCTTATGCACCACCTCAGCCGCATATGGGATTTGATAACCCCATTCTGACGTACCCAGGTTCTTCCGGGTACAATCCTTATGGAGACCCGTCGGGATATCCATCGGGCTATGGAACTCACGACCCATATCTTACGGCTGCGCAGTATCACCACCTTTATCCTTCTACTTACCCTCCTATGCCTCCAACTGAATACCCGATTTAG